One Aegilops tauschii subsp. strangulata cultivar AL8/78 chromosome 2, Aet v6.0, whole genome shotgun sequence genomic window, GCCCGCTGTCAAGTCGACTTGAAGTGTGTGGCCTGTTTTCTTGGCAACAAAAACCCCTCAAAAAATTTATTTCTCACAAAAAAGACCATGTTCACGTGGTAgatgtttttttttcctttttgctgTATGACAAGTAGGTGCTGACGTGAAAACTAAAAGAAAAAATCTTAGGCCTCTACATTCGAACACGCCAACTACTGCTAGGACGCACACCCTCATAGCCACGGCAACATCTGCTCCCGGATGTTCAACAAGTATAACAGTCGGTAATGTAGTATATAAGGGTATTTGGAAAAAGAAAAGTAGTATAAAGATGATGCATTTGGGGCTCAAATTGGCTGCAGATAGTGCGGCCCATTTTACACGCGCTAGTTCTTTTTGAAATAATTGTAAAACGTAAGTAATAAAAATAAAGTGCAAAACATTTATGTGTGATAAATATTATACATACAAATGATGATTAGTACATAAAAGTTTTTAAACAGACATGTATTATATAAATTGTTTAGTAAATGCGGGCACTTAAAATGTTTAATGAATATAAAAAAGTATAGAGTTGCAGCTATATTTAAATTATTCAAACTGATGAATATAAACATTTACTAAATATTTATGAATATTCACTTCGGACTTATATTGAAAACAATTATCTAATTTAAATATTAGCACGACTGAATATTCGTATTAACATTTTAAATCTTAAACTACCTATTTTTTAATTATACAAACATCGAATTATACAAATATGCGTATGATTATTGAAATGTTTGTACAATTAAAATAACATTTATGAATTGTAATGCTAAAAATATTTGTATTTCTTATTATACAAATATTTTTATAATTGCACAAATATTAttttacatatatatatatttttttaaaattatatGTTAACATTTTAGAAAAGtaatttattttgttagtatgtaTAACAATATTTATACTTCATGAAAATTGAAAGATTATTTTTATTAAGAGATTAGAATTTAAATACCTACAAATATCTAAATAAAACAAGCAGGAGCAAATGGGCCGTACTGACGGCAGTCCATTTCAGCCCCACAAGCGCCTCTATTCGACTAAATTAACCTAACTATCCATGTTGAAGTGTTTCTAAAAAAAACTATCCATGTGAAGTTGTTAATAGGTGAATGGTATAGCGGCCAGGACCAACTGTGACCTAACCAAGGGTCACACGCTCGAGAGGCCAAGCCTCCTTTTTTCTTGTTTAGTATGCACACACGGGACCCACCGATAATAGAGTCGTAAAAAAATTGAAATGCCACCTTTCCAACTTCAATAAGGTTTTTTATGAGAAAAAAACTCTAGGAGGTTTAAAAAAACTGGCCACACTCCCTCTCTTTGCCGTCCTGACTGCGGGACCGCCATGTTGGCGCGCCTAGTCAGTGGCTCGGGCGTACACAACCGAGATTTGCACCGTATTTGCACGCTGGAGCCAAGTTATTACACTAGTTCGATGTATACCGCAAGTTCTAGCACCGAAGTGACCGTTCACGCCAAGTTCAAGCACCACCGGTGTAATTGACTCTTTTTTTATTGTAGCTGACGGAGCTACTGAAAGCCGCCTTGGTGACTCCAAAAGCTCTCAGCTCGGTGCTTCTGCCTCCGAAGAACAAGAAGAAGCTGCCTCACCTCAGCACCGGCCTATATTAGGAATCACGAAATCGTGATTCCCCTTGTTCAACTTGGACTCTGAAAATTCGTATGCTCAATTGTACTTGTATGTCCTAATTCCCCTCCTTGAACTTGAACTTTTAACATATTTTGAACAATGTGGTGTCACCAAATTTCTTCTGAAAATGGAAGTTTTTATACATTCTAAGTCAACACGTATACCCAACTTTTAAGGTTGGGTTCCACATCTACATCAGCGAGGCCACCAACATCTCAAGAACTGCTTTGTGTCATGCGACTCCATTTCGATTATTTTATCGACCATCCTTTGTTTTCCCTTCCGTTGCGATCCTTCTTTTATTTCGGTTTAGGGATAGGCCAGGAGAAGGGGTCATGTCATCCTGACTCCTGAAATCCATTGTTGATGAGGTGTTTGGTCGGTGGGTTCTGGGCGACGTGTTTCCGTTTCGATTTGGTGGATTTTGGGTTTATGGTTATTGTGCTGATGCGGGGGTGCTATGGTTCGTTCTGGCGTTGTGACATGTCTCTTTATTGGTGGTGATGTCTCATGGTTTTTttctgttgttgttgttgctctgCATTTGTTGGTCGGAGCCTTCGATTTCATTGTTCCTCTGTTGGCCATGCCTTTGTTCTTGTGGATGTGGCTGACCCGTGCTCTGCTAATACAAGGAACACTGACGTAATCTTAGGATGATCCATCTACTTAAAAACAATAGCCACAACATTATATAAACACACTAAAAATGAGTAAGATTACTAGAGATGCTCGGAGGCAAACGACGCGGTGAAGCGCACATACGCTTCTAGTACAAAGTATAATATGAAGCCATTGTATACATAAGTACATAACATGCACAATAGACTTGATAATAATTTTTAAAAACAACAAATGTCATTAGGACAAAGCCATTCGGCCCAACATAGAACGGATGCTCCAGTTAGGACCAAATCCCGCAACCTATTTGACACGCAGCTCAACCAATTACCATATATGTATCTGCAAATGCTTAGAGGTGCAGGTAAGTTGGATGCTACCTGATAAGGCCACTGTCTGGGCCGGTCTAGTCCTTGACCAAGCTGCCGTTTGGATTGAACCGGACAGACCATGCTGCCGGCCCTGTTTTCAGGGACCGGACCAAAGACACTCCAACTTGGGTTGGACCGAGAAGATCGGTTGTGGTCAGCATAGAGCATGGCAACGCGGAGAGCACGCTGgaggcactagtagaaaaagggcctaatgttcatctcattagtcccggtttgtatttgagccggcactaatgtgaccattagtgtcggttccaacggctaggcgggcggcgctcattagtaccggttcgtggcgaacctttagtaccggttcgtggcgggcctaatgttcagctcattagtcctggtttgtatttgagccggcactaatgtgaccattagtgtcggttccaacggctaggcgggcggcgctcattagtaccggttcgtggcgaacctttagtaccagttcgtgccacgaaccggtactaaagaggtggtggcctttagtacggttggtggctccaaccggtactaaagacctcCCCTTTAGTATGGgctcgtgccaccaaccggtactaaaggggtgcacTGCCACCCGCCgtgcacaatgtttagtcccaccttgctagttgagaggagctcacactggtttataagccccgccgcggctaccatgtcgagctcctctctaagcaggcctttgtgggcctattgcaagtcttctgccctgtggggcctactgggccgtatgggcctgcatcctggcccaactagaggttgggtttctagtcgtatgcaggccgtgtcggcccagtaggtgggctgttttttctttatttaaaaaaaaaatcaaaaaaatcctttagtaccggttggtgttaccaaccgatACTAAAGTGCTCCCCTCCCCTGGCGCTGGCTCGTGCCATGTGGTGGCCCTTTAGCGGCGGTTCGtgcagaaccggtactaaaggggaggcctttagtccccaccctttagtgccggttacagAACTGACACTAAAtggccttacgaaccggtgctatagcttggttctgcactagtgaGGAAGCCGACGGTTCCGGACCACTCAAATCCTCCCAAAATGTCTGGATAGACAGCCCGGTCACTGCCTGGACaggagagaaaaggaaaaaagCCACCGAACCGGATccccactttgtccgcgctgtcCGCAAATTCCCATATCCGGGATACCCTCGACAGAGGATGCTATCTAGCTACTGCTATGGACCATAAGGTCCTAaaggaactactcacacatggtTATAGAGGCAGCACGTTGATGAAGAAGCCTGACGTATTGAATCACAAGGGAGAGAGGACGCTCTGTAGCTACTAGTATGGACCCTAAAGGTCATAAGGAGAATCACAAGGGAGAGAGCACACTCTATAGCTACTAGTATGGACCCTAAGGTCATAAGGAAACTACTTATACATGTTCATGGTGGCTGCAAGGTGACGAAGATGGCTCCGAAACAAGCCTGCAGATTGGATCTCCCCAAAACAGGAACTTGCAGCAGCGAAAAAATGGTATGGATGGTTTTGAGAAAATTGGATTTATGGGCGAAGGAACCAACATAAGGCGGTGCTAGGTGGCCCCACACGGCCACCTCATGTGAGTGGGCCCCTGGCCACCTGGCTTGGTCACGTGGTGTAGTCCCTAGCTCCTGCCGGTACTTTCAAGAATCTTCTATACTTTGAAAAATCACCGTAAATCCCCACGGTATTTTGAGCTTCGTAGATATTGATTTCTTGATAAGtcaaaaacatgcaaaaaaataaCAACTGGCTTTGTGCACtgaattaataggttagtccaggaaaaataataaaattgttataaAAAGTATTCGAAATTGATATTATAAttgcatgaaacaataaaaaattatagatacgtttgagacgttTAACGGGGCTTGGATTGAAAGGAGACACCTTTTACTCCTCCTATCGTGGTAAGTGCACCATGGTGTGGTCAGGTGGTGGTGTTTTAGACATGGATGGCGGGGCAGCAACCTCGTATGGTGGTCCGCATGGTTGGCTCTCTGGCAGGCACCATGACGGAGGTGGTGACTTTCCCTCATGGTTGTGTGGCGAGGTGGAGCGACGGATGGCTCAGGCACTCTCTGTCTCTGGCAGCATGCCTCAATCCGGTCTGGAGTTCTAATCTCGTCGTGCTTGTCCTGGAGGCCTTGTGGTGGCATGGGGAACTGCCGAGCGAAAGCTTCACGTTTTGTCGCCGATGATGGTGATGCTCGAGGGCTCTGCTCTTTTCTTGAAGACGTTGTCGTGGTGCTcctctctatggttgggtttcggGTGAAAACCTTTGTCTGTTGTGGACTCAGCAACGGTGATGCTTTGCGGCATTCTCCCTCATGGGGGCGTTGTCGAGTAGCTTAGGTGTTACAGGGTGTAGCGCGGAGTTGTAATCAGTCCTTCATGTACTTTTTTCCAGTAGCATAGTCACATGTGTCCTCTGTGATCGAGCTATCTTGGGTTTGACATGGTATAAGGGCTTCCTCATCATCTTGTATTATTCGGTAGTGTACTTTATTTAGTTGTTGCTTTATACATATAACATGGCAAAAACTTCTTTCGAGAATATGGTTTCCATTCATATATTAATAAATACCGACTGTTTTATCTATGCCTCGCTTCGCCGACATCCATTGTTGCAGCCTCCAAAGCTCAATGGAATTCTGTACCCATTGGAATGTTCCGGATCCCTTGGTCCCCTATTCCCTTTCATTAGTGTTTGCTCCAATTGATCCATAGACTATCCAATGAATGAATATCACTACTGAATTTCTCATTTATTTAAATATTTAAATTTCAATTAGCAGACACTTTCCAAAAGTAGACTAATCCAGGCATAAGCTACTTAGATACATGACTTAAGGTTTCAAATTTCAATCCATTGGCAGATTAAATTTTGATCTGAATGTAACATAAGTATGACATTGTCTTATATGTAATTGATTTGTCCAGTTGGAAATGTTTTGAAAACCTGAAGTGTAGTAGTGCAAATAGCATGTATCTTGTCCCCTCTGTTTGATTAAAAAAAACAAGAGAAGCGTCTGCTGCTTTAAAATAAACAAATCTGTGAAGGACCATTCTAGAATTATATCTAGATGGAATCTGGTTCACCTTTCCTTCCACAAAATTTTGAGATAAGATTTGTAAGTTCACTAATGTAGTACAATCTACTTTTCCAGCAGGCAATTTCGACTAATTGTTTGCATCTATGTAAGGTTGAAACCATACCGGATGATTGTTGGCTACACCATGACAGCACTCTTCATTTCTCTCCACTCCTCTCGACCAATAGAAAGAGTCATTTGCAGTGCGCTGTCCAGAGAATGATTTATGCACAAATTATATAAATTTTTACTGTATATATTTATATTATACTTTTTTTGCGAAATTATCTGATATATTATAAAGAGCCATCGGAAGTACAAAGCActtcaaacataataaaaattacatcgaggTCCATGAACAACCGAATAACCATTGCCGCCGCCAGAACGAGCAGCTGATGCATTATACCTAGAAACCTACATTTAAGTTCAAGATTAACCGTCACCGTTAACTGGTTCCGCGCGCGCGTAGACACAAACATGGGCACACGTGCATAGACGCAGgcacatgcacacacacataCGCACACGCGCGCGCACATATGCACACACAAAAGTGACTGAGACAAAGAAAAAAATCAGGCACCTGTTCATTAGCAAAACCGTTAAAATTCGTAACGCTAGATGGACGAACCCTTTCCACTCCCCCGGTGGGAAACAATTCGAAGAATGAGTGCCATCATCAAAATCATCAAGTCTAATTCCGACAAAGAACTGCCCCGACTTCACTACTCGTAATGCTTGCCGTTTGGGCTGCACAGCACATTCTCCATATTTAATCCCCAAGACGACGCTCTGCAACACGCGCGCTTCACCGGATCACCTCCACCATGGCGGCGAGAGTAGATCCGACGATCGAGGTGAAGGTTTTCGTGGACAAGGAGAGGAGCAGGGTGATCTTCGCGGAGTCCGGCAAGGAGTTCGTCGATGTGCTCTTCGGCTTCCTCACGCTGCCTCTCGGCACCGTCGTTCGCCTCCTCGGCAAGCAGTCGCAGGTCGGACGCCTCGACGAGCTGTACAAGAGCGTGAAGGGACTCTCCGCCGATTTCTTCAGAACTGGAGCCTGCAAGGCGATGCTGCTCAAGCCCATCAACGCTGCCGCGCAGCAATGCTGTCAACTCAGTGTCAGAGTCGACGGCACCAAGCGCGACGGGGAGAGGCCGGGGAGCTCTGCTGCAGCTGCTGCTGGTTCCGATGCCGGGGTTTTTGTCAAGGGAGACGTGAAGTTCATCGTCACCGATGATTTCCATGTGGCACCGGCATCGACGTCTCTCATGCTGTCCCTTTTCGACAAGTTCGATGTGCAGGATCCCTCCAGTCTTGAGCAGAGGACTCTCCACCTTTCTTTTTTTGCAAAGTAAAACATCCTCTTTATTTATTAGTAATAATGGTTACATCGTCTATAAGAAAATTTACAATATCGTTCAAAGGTTCCTCAAACCAATCCCTTGTCTCAGAAAATTTAGCTACTCTAGCAATTTCATGAGCCTACTTTATTTGCCTTCCTATTACAATGTTCAAATCTAACTAACGAAAAATCACAAGCCATAAAATAACAATCATCAAACACAGCTGCCGCCGCTCCCGTTGTATGTCCTCCATTCTTCATCGCGTCAATTACTTTCATATTGTCGGAGTTAACAACAAGTCGGTTGCTTCCGCCTTTTGTGCAAGTAATAAGCCAAAACGTAGTGCCATGGCTTCCGCTGTTAAGACATTTGCAGACCAATCCATCTTCCAATTTCCTCCAACAATAAATCTTCCTTTATCATCTCTAAGTACAGCTCCCACTGTGCCTCTAAGCATGTCTTGATCGAAAGAAGCATCGACATTTAATTTCACAAAACCTAGAGGGGGTCTCGTCCATCCCTCTATTCTATTTGTTGCCTTGGAGGATTGGGCAATAACATAGTTTGTTGTTATAGCACGGACTCCCATGGAAATTTGATATGCATCTTGGGTCTTCCCATGATGGACTAGCGAACGTCTTTCCCACCATAAATACCAGGCTGTTATAGCGATCATTCGCGAACATTCTGTATGCCCACTGTAGATAGCTCGTGTTCTGGCATAAGAAGTAGAAATTCAAGTACTGCCTCCCCCGCACGATCGACCGCGCAAGCTTTTTTAATGGCTTCGTGCAATCCCAGTTTCTTCCACACCTCTTTTGCcttttgacacaaaaataataAGTGTTTAGTATCTTCATGCCCGTTCGAACATGATGGGCAGGTGGGCGAAACTTTCGTATGTCTATTAGCAAGTGTAATACGACATGGGAGGGTTCCATGTAAGGTACGCCAAATAAAGATCTTCACTTTTGCTGGACAAGATAATTTCCAAATCTTGCTCCAAATAGTATTGACACTTGTTCCTCCCATGCCATCTGATTGTTGCAATTTCCTCCCATGTTGCGTTTCCATTCCTCCAGATAAGCAGAACGAACCGTGAACAGTCCATTCTTGTAAAACTCCAAGCCATGAAATCCGACATGTTATGCGTGGGGAGGGGGATCGTAAGCACCCTCTGGACATCAATTGGCCACAACGTTTGTCTTACCAAATCTTCATCCCAGCAATTGTTGATTGGATCTATAAGATCAGTAACTTTTGTTAGAAGCTGCCCTCTTCTAGGAGTGATAATTTTCCTATTGGCCCCATTCGGGATCCATGCATCTCTCCAAATATCAATATTCTGTCCATTACCAACTCTCCAAATACAATCTTTTTTGAGAGAATCCACTCCGGCCATAATGCTTTGCCAAGTGAAAGAAGATCCTTTTTTCAGACTCGCATTCATTAAATCTCCATCCGGAAAATATTTAGCTCTCAAAATGGTGGCACATAGGGAATCAGGATTATCAAGCACGCGCCACGCTTGTTTGGCTAACAAGGCCAGATTGAAACAATGTATGTCTCGAAAACCCATTCCTTCTTGGTCTTTTGATACACACATCTTCCACCATGCCACATTTGAAGGCAGACTCAAATATTTGTCATTGAGAGCTTCAGTCATAATGTTCAGAATAGTACATATATGCGCCTTATCTTCCACTTTCGTGTTGGGACTAAAAAAATTATTAGATTTTTCAACACTCACCATTTGCCCCGAAGCAGCACAATAAGCATCCAAAACTGATTTCAACGCCTCCGCGTTCATCGAATT contains:
- the LOC141041254 gene encoding uncharacterized protein; amino-acid sequence: MAARVDPTIEVKVFVDKERSRVIFAESGKEFVDVLFGFLTLPLGTVVRLLGKQSQVGRLDELYKSVKGLSADFFRTGACKAMLLKPINAAAQQCCQLSVRVDGTKRDGERPGSSAAAAAGSDAGVFVKGDVKFIVTDDFHVAPASTSLMLSLFDKFDVQDPSSLEQRTLHLSFFAK